The Syntrophales bacterium region CCCCGGTCGCCTTCGGCGCCATCGGCATTCCCATCATCGTGGGTTCCCAGGTTTCGGGAGTCGATTCAATGGCCCTGAGTCAGATGGTCGGCCGGACGCTCCCCTTCGTCAGTGTACTGATTCCCCTCTACATGGTCGTCCTCATGAGCGGATGGAAAAAGGGCCTCGAAGTCTGGCCGGCGGCCCTGGTCAGCGGCGGTTCCTTTGCCGTCGCCCAGTTCCTGACGGCCAATTTCGTGGGACCCCTGCTGCCGGACATCATTGCTTCCATCACCTCCATCGTCTGCCTGGTTGTATTCCTTCGCTTCTGGCAGCCGAAAGAGAGCTGGCACTTTGACGGCGAGCCCAAGAGCACCGGCCGAGCGAAGCTCATGTACACCGGAGGCCAGGTGTTCCGGGCCTGGACGCCGTTCATCATTCTGTCGATCTTTGTCGCCGCCTGGGGGGTGAAGCCGATCAAGATGCTCCTGGATCAGTACTCGCTCGTCGGGATTCCTCTCGAAGGCCTGAACAACATGGTGATCCGTGGCGACAAGCCCATGGCGGCCGTCTACATGTTCAACATCCTGAGTGCCGCCGGCACGGCCATTCTCTTTGCCGGCCTCTTCTCGATCCCCGTCATGAAGGCCTCCCTCCGCACGGCGGGGCTGGTGGCCCTCCAGACCCTGAAAACGTTGCGCTGGCCCATTTTCACGATCGCGGCGATCCTGGGATTCGCCTACATCATGAACTTCTCGGGCATGGCCGTAACCCTGGGCGACGCCTTTTCGAAGACGGGCGTTCTCTTCCCCTTCTTCGCGGCGTTTCTCGGCTGGCTGGGCGTATTCATGACCGGTTCGGACACCTCGGCGAACGCCCTGTTCGGAAAACTGCAGGAGGTTACCGCCACCCAGATCGGCGTCGATCCGGTGGTGACCGTGGCGGCCAATTCCTCCGGCGGCGTCTGCGGCAAGATGATCTCGCCACAGTCCCTCTCCGTGGCCACGGCGGCGACGAACCAGGTGGGAAGGGAGGCTGACATTTTCCGCTTCACCGTGATGCACTCGCTCATTCTCACGACGGTCATCGGCGTGATGGCCTATCTGCAGGCCTATGTCATCCAGTGGATCGTTCCGGTCTATGAAAAGGCCGCAGCGCCCGTTGCCGCTGCGGCGCCGCCGTCCCTGTCGGGAGGCGGGGCGGCCTGGCTGGGTGTCGCCGTGGCCGCCGTCGTCGTTCTCACCTTCATTGCCAGAAACGCGAGGGAAGCGGAGCCGGCCGTCGTCCGGGAGACCGTCCGGAAACGCTGATTCGGGATCCGTGCGCTGCTTCATCTCCGCGCAGACCCGCGGGGAGATGAAGCGGGCGCCGGAAACCGGACCGGTGGAAGAAAACCGGGCTGAATCATTCGTTCAAGGAGAAGGAGAATATGGTCGAGGATTCCATAATCGCCCAGTTGAAGGACGTCCTGGGCGAATCGAATGTCCTGAGGGACCGGGCCGACCTCGTTACATACAGCTACGATGCCACGCCCGATCTGCCGAGCCGGATGCCCGACGTGATCGTGCTGCCGGCGACCACCGCGGAAGTCCGGAACATTGTCCTCATCGCCAGGAACAACGGGCTGGCCGTCTACCCCCGCGGGGCGGGCACCAACCTGAGCGGCGGGACGATCCCGCTGCAGGGCGGCATCGTCCTGTCGTTTCAGAGAATGGACCGGATCCTGGAAGTGGACCCGGAAAACCTGACGGCCACGGTGCAGGCGGGGGTGGTCATCCAGTCCCTCAACGACGCCGTGGCGCCGTACGGGCTGATGTATCCCCCCGACCCGGGGACAGTGACAACGGCGACCATGGGGGGATCCGTCGCGGAATGCGCGGGGGGACTGCGGGGGCTGAAGTACGGCGTGACCAAGCACTACGTCCTGGGGATGGAGGTCGTCCTGGCCTCGGGGGAGATCTTCAAGTTCGGCGGGAAGACGGTGAAGAACGTCACCGCCTACGATTTCGCCTCCCTCTTTGTGGGCTCCGAAGGCACCCTGGGGATCATCACCCAGATCACCGTCAAGCTCGTCCCGCCTCCCAAGTACCGGAAGGCCATGCTGGCGACGTTCCAGCGTCTCGAAGACGCCGGAAACACGGTGACGGGCATCATCAAGGCCCATATCATCCCCGCCACACTGGAGATCATGGACCGGGTGACCATTCAGACCGTCGAGAGCTACGCGAAGGTCGGATTGCCGACGGACGCGGAAGCGCTTCTCCTGATCGAAGTCGACGGCGGATCCCCGGACCTGGTGGATGCAGAGGCGGAGGCCGTGCTGAAGGTGATCGGAGAGCATGGAGGGAAGGTCCGACTCGCCCAGTCGGAGATGGAGAGAGACCGGATCTGGACGGCCCGGAGGGCCGCCCTGCCCGCACTGGCGCAGGTCAGTCCCACGACCATCCTGGAAGACGCCACGGTGCCCAGGAACCGCATTGCCGACATGCTCATGGCCGTTCAGGACATCGCCCGCCGGTATCGACTCCGGATCGGGACCTTCGGCCATGCCGGCGACGGGAATCTTCACCCCACCATCCTGACGGACGTGCGAAACGCGGAGGAAATGGAACGGGTCCACCGGGCCGTCGACGAGATTTTCTCCACGGCCCTCCGGCTCGGCGGAACCCTTTCCGGCGAGCACGGGATCGGGCTGGCCAAGATGAAATACCTCGGGGACGAATTGAACGGCAGCGGGCTCAACCTGATGCGCCGCCTGAAGGATGCCCTGGATCCCGATTCCATTCTGAATCCAGACAAGATAGTGCCCCTGAAGAGGAATTCCTGAGATGAAGACGGCCCTCTACGACACCCTGGACGGCGTGGCCGACGCCCTTGCAAAATGCATGAAATGCGGCAACTGCATGGCTGTCTGCCCCGTGTATCCGACGGAAAAACGGGAGGCTTCCTATGCACGGGGGAAACTTGCCATCGCGGAGGCGGTCCTCAGGGGCGAACTCCGTCTCGATGACAGGGGCGTGCAGGAGAAACTCTTCAACTGCCTTGTCTGCACTTCCTGCATGCAGAACTGCCCCTGCGGCGTGGATGTGGGGGGCATCGTGATCACCCTCCGGGCCGCCATGGCCAGGGAGAATGGCCTCCCTGCGGCCAAGCGTATGATTTTCCGGACCCTGAGAAATCAGCCTCTCTTCAACCGGCTGATGAAGACCGGGGCCTCCATGCAGGGGCTGGGCCTGCGCAGGCTTTCCGGAGGCGCCGGGTATGAGCTTCGTTTCAACGTCGGGCTTCTGACGAAACGGATCTTTCCCGGCCTGGCTGCCACTCCCTTTCGCGAGCAGGCGCCGGAGCGGATCTCCTTCCATAAGCCGAGGGTGGCGACCGCCTTTTTCACCGGATGCACCTTCAACTACATCTTTCCCGGTGTGGCCTGGGACGTGGTCAAGGTGCTGAATGCAAACGACGTGGAGGTTTTTGTTCCCGGGGGCCAGCA contains the following coding sequences:
- a CDS encoding lactate permease LctP family transporter; this translates as MPWTINTNPLDNLALSSLVAAIPILYLFWALAFRRMKGHWAAVSALAIAVAISVFVYGMPAKLSLYSAGYGMLFGLWPVCWIVVTAVFIYNLSVKTGEFEIIKNSLATISDDRRIQALLIAFSFGAFIEGAAGFGTPVAITAAMLAGLGFKPLYAAGICLIANTAPVAFGAIGIPIIVGSQVSGVDSMALSQMVGRTLPFVSVLIPLYMVVLMSGWKKGLEVWPAALVSGGSFAVAQFLTANFVGPLLPDIIASITSIVCLVVFLRFWQPKESWHFDGEPKSTGRAKLMYTGGQVFRAWTPFIILSIFVAAWGVKPIKMLLDQYSLVGIPLEGLNNMVIRGDKPMAAVYMFNILSAAGTAILFAGLFSIPVMKASLRTAGLVALQTLKTLRWPIFTIAAILGFAYIMNFSGMAVTLGDAFSKTGVLFPFFAAFLGWLGVFMTGSDTSANALFGKLQEVTATQIGVDPVVTVAANSSGGVCGKMISPQSLSVATAATNQVGREADIFRFTVMHSLILTTVIGVMAYLQAYVIQWIVPVYEKAAAPVAAAAPPSLSGGGAAWLGVAVAAVVVLTFIARNAREAEPAVVRETVRKR
- a CDS encoding FAD-linked oxidase C-terminal domain-containing protein; this translates as MVEDSIIAQLKDVLGESNVLRDRADLVTYSYDATPDLPSRMPDVIVLPATTAEVRNIVLIARNNGLAVYPRGAGTNLSGGTIPLQGGIVLSFQRMDRILEVDPENLTATVQAGVVIQSLNDAVAPYGLMYPPDPGTVTTATMGGSVAECAGGLRGLKYGVTKHYVLGMEVVLASGEIFKFGGKTVKNVTAYDFASLFVGSEGTLGIITQITVKLVPPPKYRKAMLATFQRLEDAGNTVTGIIKAHIIPATLEIMDRVTIQTVESYAKVGLPTDAEALLLIEVDGGSPDLVDAEAEAVLKVIGEHGGKVRLAQSEMERDRIWTARRAALPALAQVSPTTILEDATVPRNRIADMLMAVQDIARRYRLRIGTFGHAGDGNLHPTILTDVRNAEEMERVHRAVDEIFSTALRLGGTLSGEHGIGLAKMKYLGDELNGSGLNLMRRLKDALDPDSILNPDKIVPLKRNS
- a CDS encoding (Fe-S)-binding protein, with product MKTALYDTLDGVADALAKCMKCGNCMAVCPVYPTEKREASYARGKLAIAEAVLRGELRLDDRGVQEKLFNCLVCTSCMQNCPCGVDVGGIVITLRAAMARENGLPAAKRMIFRTLRNQPLFNRLMKTGASMQGLGLRRLSGGAGYELRFNVGLLTKRIFPGLAATPFREQAPERISFHKPRVATAFFTGCTFNYIFPGVAWDVVKVLNANDVEVFVPGGQQCCGIALLAHGDVEGARDLARKNIDAMDACGTTQIVTACGSCGESWQHGFQKILADDPVYGPRAAFWQSRTFDISTFLTAVVPFRQPGGRVEETVTYHDSCHLKKVMKVFAEPRILLQSIPGLEFMEMARPDACCGSGGSYTITHPETSLRITGRKIEDVLSTGADRVVTGCPGCMMQLSEGLARAGRPIAAGHYISLLARAYDEKF